A single window of Pseudomonas lutea DNA harbors:
- a CDS encoding branched-chain amino acid ABC transporter substrate-binding protein has product MTKGINQISKLFAALVLAGVASHSFAADTIKIGIAGPKTGAVAQYGDMQFSGAKMAIEQINAKGGVDGKKLEAVEYDDACDPKQAVAIANKVVNDGVKFVVGHLCSSSTQPASDIYEDEGIIMVTPAATSPEITARGYKLVFRTIGLDSAQGPAAGEYIAKQVKPKIVAVIHDKQQYGEGIATAVKQTLEKDGVKVALFEGINAGDKDFSSLIAKMKQANVDFVYYGGYHPELGLILRQAQEKGLKAGFMGPEGVGNASISQIAQDASEGLLVTLPKSFDQDPANNDLVAAFKAKKEDPSGPFVFPAYAAVEVIAEAIKTAKSEDTAKVAAAIHAGTFKTPTGDLSFDDKGDLKDFKFVVYTWHKDGTKTEAPAK; this is encoded by the coding sequence ATGACTAAGGGTATTAATCAGATTTCCAAGCTGTTTGCCGCACTGGTTCTGGCGGGGGTTGCCAGCCACTCGTTCGCAGCTGACACCATCAAGATCGGCATCGCCGGCCCGAAGACCGGCGCGGTTGCCCAGTACGGCGACATGCAGTTCAGCGGTGCCAAGATGGCCATCGAGCAGATCAACGCCAAAGGCGGCGTCGACGGCAAAAAGCTTGAAGCGGTTGAATACGACGATGCCTGCGACCCGAAACAAGCGGTCGCCATCGCCAACAAAGTGGTCAACGACGGCGTCAAGTTCGTGGTTGGTCACCTGTGCTCCAGCTCCACTCAGCCTGCTTCGGACATCTACGAAGACGAAGGCATCATCATGGTGACCCCGGCTGCCACCAGCCCGGAAATCACCGCCCGTGGCTACAAACTGGTGTTCCGCACCATCGGCCTGGACAGCGCCCAGGGCCCGGCTGCCGGCGAATACATCGCCAAGCAGGTCAAGCCGAAGATCGTCGCGGTCATCCACGACAAACAGCAATACGGTGAAGGCATCGCCACTGCCGTCAAGCAGACCCTTGAAAAAGACGGCGTGAAAGTCGCCCTGTTCGAAGGCATCAACGCCGGCGACAAGGACTTCTCTTCGCTGATCGCCAAAATGAAGCAAGCCAACGTCGACTTCGTCTACTACGGCGGCTACCACCCAGAGCTGGGTCTGATTCTGCGCCAGGCGCAGGAAAAAGGCCTGAAAGCCGGCTTCATGGGCCCTGAAGGCGTGGGCAACGCTTCGATCTCGCAAATCGCCCAGGACGCTTCCGAAGGCCTGCTGGTGACTCTGCCGAAATCGTTCGACCAGGACCCTGCCAACAACGATCTGGTCGCAGCATTCAAAGCGAAAAAAGAAGACCCTAGCGGTCCGTTCGTGTTCCCGGCCTACGCTGCGGTGGAAGTGATCGCCGAGGCGATCAAAACGGCCAAATCCGAAGACACCGCGAAGGTGGCTGCAGCCATCCACGCCGGTACCTTCAAGACCCCTACCGGCGATCTGTCGTTTGACGACAAGGGTGACCTGAAGGACTTCAAATTCGTCGTTTACACCTGGCACAAAGACGGCACCAAGACTGAAGCCCCTGCGAAATAA
- the livH gene encoding high-affinity branched-chain amino acid ABC transporter permease LivH, translating into MPIDLYHFLQQLVNGMTIGSTYALIAIGYTMVYGIIGMINFAHGEVYMIGSYVAFIALAGLTMLGLDSLPLLITAAFVASIVVTSAYGYAIERVAYRPLRGSNRLIPLISAIGMSIFLQNTVLLSQDSKDKSIPNLIPGNFVFGPGSTHEVVISYMQILIFIVTLVAMLGLTWFISRSRLGRACRACAEDIKMANLLGINTNNIIALTFVIGAALAAVAAVLLSMQYGVINPNAGFLVGIKAFTAAVLGGIGSIPGAMLGGLVLGVAEAFGADIFGDQYKDVVAFGLLVLVLLFRPTGLLGRPEVEKV; encoded by the coding sequence ATGCCGATAGATCTCTATCACTTTCTTCAACAGCTGGTTAATGGGATGACCATTGGCAGCACTTACGCCTTGATTGCCATCGGCTACACCATGGTTTACGGCATCATCGGCATGATCAACTTCGCCCACGGCGAGGTGTACATGATCGGTTCGTATGTGGCGTTCATCGCCCTGGCCGGTCTGACCATGCTCGGCCTGGACAGCCTGCCCCTGCTGATTACCGCAGCATTCGTCGCCAGTATCGTGGTGACCAGTGCCTACGGTTACGCCATCGAGCGAGTCGCCTATCGCCCGCTGCGCGGCAGCAACCGTTTGATCCCTCTGATTTCCGCCATCGGCATGTCGATTTTCCTGCAGAACACCGTGCTGTTGTCGCAGGACTCGAAAGACAAGTCGATTCCCAACCTCATCCCCGGCAACTTCGTTTTCGGCCCCGGCAGCACCCATGAGGTCGTGATCTCCTACATGCAGATCCTGATCTTCATCGTGACGCTGGTGGCGATGCTGGGGCTGACCTGGTTCATCTCCCGCTCTCGCCTGGGACGCGCTTGCCGCGCCTGCGCCGAAGACATCAAGATGGCCAACCTGCTGGGCATCAACACCAACAACATTATTGCGCTGACCTTCGTCATCGGTGCCGCGCTGGCGGCCGTCGCTGCGGTGCTGCTGAGCATGCAGTACGGCGTGATCAACCCCAACGCCGGGTTCCTGGTGGGCATCAAAGCCTTTACCGCGGCCGTGTTGGGCGGCATCGGCAGTATCCCGGGCGCGATGCTCGGCGGTCTGGTGCTGGGCGTCGCCGAAGCCTTTGGTGCCGATATCTTCGGTGACCAGTACAAGGATGTGGTGGCGTTCGGTCTTCTCGTATTGGTGTTGTTGTTCCGGCCAACCGGCCTGCTCGGCCGTCCGGAGGTTGAAAAAGTATGA
- a CDS encoding high-affinity branched-chain amino acid ABC transporter permease LivM: MTRNLKSALFSAVLVLAVAYPILGLKLDIVGVNLAVVGASNTTVLVIFAAAFLMFLRVLFNEQISAMWRGRPQKQLMSDKTSNFLTLPSTQRWFLGALVIAALVWPFFGSRGAVDIATLILIYVMLGLGLNIVVGLAGLLDLGYVGFYAVGAYTYALLQHYFGFGFWICLPLAGLASATFGFLLGFPVLRLRGDYLAIVTLGFGEIIRLFLRNLTDVTGGPNGISNIEKPTLFGLTFERKAAEGMQTFHEYFGLQYNSINKVIFLYLIALLLALLALFVINRLLRMPIGRAWEALREDEIACRALGLNPTIIKLSAFTLGAAFAGFAGSFFAARQGLITPESFTFLESAIILAIVVLGGMGSQLGVILAAIVMILLPELLREFSEYRMLGFGALMVLMMIWRPQGFLPMQRPVMKLKGER; encoded by the coding sequence ATGACCAGGAATCTCAAATCGGCCCTTTTCAGCGCAGTGCTGGTACTGGCCGTCGCTTACCCGATCCTCGGGCTCAAACTGGACATCGTGGGGGTAAACCTTGCGGTAGTGGGCGCCAGCAACACCACCGTGCTGGTGATTTTCGCCGCTGCGTTTCTGATGTTCCTGCGCGTGCTGTTCAACGAGCAGATCAGCGCGATGTGGCGCGGCCGCCCGCAAAAGCAGCTGATGTCCGACAAGACCAGCAACTTTCTGACCCTGCCGTCGACCCAGCGCTGGTTCCTCGGTGCCCTGGTCATCGCCGCATTGGTCTGGCCGTTCTTCGGCTCGCGCGGCGCGGTGGACATCGCCACGCTGATCCTGATCTACGTGATGCTCGGCCTGGGCCTGAACATCGTCGTCGGTCTGGCCGGGCTGCTGGATCTGGGTTACGTCGGTTTCTATGCCGTGGGCGCGTACACCTACGCCCTGCTCCAGCATTACTTCGGTTTCGGCTTCTGGATCTGCCTGCCGCTGGCAGGGCTGGCGTCGGCAACCTTCGGGTTTTTGCTGGGCTTCCCGGTCCTGCGCTTGCGCGGCGACTACCTGGCGATCGTGACGCTGGGTTTCGGTGAAATCATCCGCCTGTTCCTGCGGAACCTGACTGACGTCACCGGCGGTCCGAACGGCATCAGCAACATCGAAAAACCAACGCTGTTCGGCCTGACGTTCGAGCGCAAGGCTGCCGAAGGCATGCAGACCTTCCATGAATACTTCGGCCTGCAATACAACTCCATCAACAAGGTGATCTTCCTTTACCTGATCGCCCTGTTGCTGGCCCTGCTGGCGCTGTTCGTGATCAACCGGCTGTTGCGCATGCCCATCGGCCGCGCATGGGAAGCGCTGCGTGAAGACGAAATCGCCTGCCGCGCACTCGGCCTGAATCCGACCATCATCAAACTGTCGGCTTTCACCCTGGGCGCTGCGTTCGCCGGTTTCGCGGGCAGCTTCTTCGCCGCGCGCCAGGGCCTGATTACGCCTGAGTCTTTTACCTTTCTGGAGTCGGCAATCATTCTGGCGATCGTTGTGCTGGGCGGCATGGGTTCGCAGCTCGGTGTGATCCTCGCAGCTATCGTGATGATTCTGCTGCCTGAACTGCTTCGCGAGTTCAGCGAATACCGGATGCTCGGCTTCGGCGCCTTGATGGTGCTGATGATGATCTGGCGTCCTCAGGGCTTCCTGCCGATGCAGCGTCCCGTCATGAAACTCAAGGGGGAGCGCTGA
- the livG gene encoding high-affinity branched-chain amino acid ABC transporter ATP-binding protein LivG, with the protein MSRPILQASGLCMRFGGLLAVNGVGLTVNEKQVVSMIGPNGAGKTTVFNCLTGFYRPTSGTILLDGEPIQGLAGHEIARKGVVRTFQNVRLFKEMTAVENLLVAQHRHLNTNFLAGLFKTPAYRKSEREAMEYAEHWLEAVDLKDFANRPAGTLAYGQQRRLEIARCMMTRPRILMLDEPAAGLNPKETEDLKALIGVLRNEHNATVLLIEHDMKLVMSISDHIVVINQGTPLADGTPEQIRDNPEVIKAYLGEA; encoded by the coding sequence ATGAGCCGTCCAATTCTGCAGGCGTCCGGCTTGTGCATGCGCTTTGGCGGGCTGTTGGCCGTCAACGGTGTAGGCCTGACCGTCAATGAGAAACAAGTGGTGTCGATGATCGGCCCCAACGGCGCCGGCAAGACCACCGTGTTTAACTGCCTGACCGGGTTCTACCGTCCTACCTCGGGCACCATCCTGCTGGACGGCGAGCCGATTCAGGGGCTGGCCGGCCATGAAATCGCTCGCAAGGGCGTGGTGCGTACCTTCCAGAACGTGCGCCTGTTCAAGGAAATGACGGCGGTGGAGAACCTGCTGGTTGCCCAGCATCGTCATCTCAACACGAACTTCCTGGCCGGCCTGTTCAAGACCCCGGCGTACCGCAAAAGCGAGCGCGAGGCCATGGAATATGCCGAGCACTGGCTGGAAGCCGTCGATCTGAAGGACTTCGCCAACCGCCCTGCCGGCACGCTGGCGTACGGTCAGCAGCGCCGTCTTGAAATTGCGCGCTGCATGATGACGCGTCCGCGCATCCTGATGCTCGACGAGCCGGCTGCCGGTCTGAACCCGAAAGAAACCGAAGACTTGAAAGCGCTGATCGGCGTGCTGCGCAACGAGCACAACGCCACGGTGTTGTTGATCGAGCACGACATGAAGCTGGTCATGAGCATCTCCGACCATATCGTGGTGATCAACCAGGGCACTCCCCTGGCCGATGGCACGCCCGAGCAGATCCGTGACAATCCTGAAGTGATCAAAGCCTACCTGGGGGAAGCGTAA
- a CDS encoding ABC transporter ATP-binding protein encodes MLQFDNVSTFYGKIQALHGVSIDVQQGEIVTLIGANGAGKSTLLMTLCGSPRAHSGSIRYMGEELVGLESSVIMRKSIAVVPEGRRVFARLTVEENLAMGGFFTDKDDYQVQMDKVLELFPRLKERFNQRGGTMSGGEQQMLAIGRALMSKPKLLLLDEPSLGLAPIIIQQIFEIVEQLRRDGVTVFLVEQNANQALKIADRAYVLENGRVVMQGSGAELLVDPKVRDAYLGG; translated from the coding sequence ATGCTGCAGTTCGATAACGTTTCCACGTTCTACGGCAAGATCCAGGCGTTGCACGGGGTCAGCATTGACGTGCAGCAGGGCGAGATTGTCACGCTGATCGGCGCCAACGGTGCGGGCAAGTCGACGCTGTTGATGACGCTCTGTGGTTCGCCGCGTGCTCATAGCGGGAGCATTCGCTATATGGGCGAGGAGCTGGTCGGTCTGGAGTCGTCGGTGATCATGCGCAAGAGCATTGCGGTGGTGCCTGAGGGCCGTCGTGTGTTCGCGCGGCTGACGGTGGAGGAGAATCTGGCGATGGGCGGATTCTTCACCGACAAGGACGATTATCAGGTGCAGATGGATAAGGTGCTTGAGTTGTTTCCGCGCTTGAAGGAGCGTTTCAATCAGCGCGGCGGGACGATGTCCGGCGGTGAGCAGCAGATGCTGGCCATCGGACGGGCGTTGATGAGCAAGCCGAAGTTGTTGTTGCTCGATGAGCCTTCGCTGGGTCTGGCGCCGATTATCATTCAGCAGATTTTCGAGATTGTTGAGCAGTTGCGGCGCGATGGGGTGACGGTGTTTCTGGTTGAGCAGAATGCGAATCAGGCGTTGAAGATCGCTGACCGTGCGTATGTTCTGGAGAATGGCCGGGTGGTGATGCAGGGTTCGGGGGCTGAGTTGTTGGTTGATCCGAAAGTGCGGGATGCTTATCTGGGTGGTTAA
- a CDS encoding LysR family transcriptional regulator, translating into MSEMDDLAAFALLVEANSFTLAAQWLDTSTSQLSKRISKLEKNFGVTLLHRTTRSLTLTSAGAILLPEARALLAQRDRIRDAMACLGESLIGSVRLTVPVSLGETVFEGLLTEFAQAYPDVQVELDLNNHYRDLRRDGFDLGIRSSVGIDERLVAKPLLALQELTCASPEYLARQGTPQTPEELRAHRCLLNSHNTGRESWTYHQQHQLTRINVRGTFASNHYGLLKKAALVGAGIARLPSYMVHEELKDGRLQWLLRDYQTPVSSLYLVHPFEGRVPRRVQVMADYLSEWFERSTAALEKL; encoded by the coding sequence ATGAGCGAAATGGACGACCTCGCGGCGTTCGCGCTGCTGGTGGAGGCCAATAGCTTCACGCTGGCAGCGCAGTGGCTGGACACCAGCACCAGTCAGCTGTCCAAGCGCATCAGCAAGCTGGAAAAGAACTTTGGCGTGACGCTGCTCCACCGCACCACGCGCAGCCTGACCCTGACCTCGGCAGGCGCCATCCTGCTGCCCGAGGCTCGCGCGCTGCTGGCGCAACGGGATCGTATTCGGGACGCGATGGCGTGCCTCGGTGAAAGCCTGATCGGCAGCGTGCGGCTGACGGTGCCGGTGTCGTTGGGCGAAACCGTTTTTGAAGGCTTGCTTACCGAGTTCGCTCAGGCCTACCCAGACGTGCAGGTGGAACTGGACCTCAACAACCACTATCGCGACCTGCGCCGGGACGGCTTCGATCTGGGGATCCGCTCCAGCGTCGGCATCGACGAGCGGTTAGTGGCCAAGCCGCTGTTGGCCCTGCAGGAACTGACCTGCGCCAGCCCCGAATACCTGGCCAGACAGGGCACGCCGCAAACGCCGGAAGAACTTCGCGCACACCGGTGCCTGCTCAACAGCCACAACACAGGGCGCGAGTCGTGGACCTACCATCAGCAGCACCAACTGACCCGCATCAACGTCCGTGGCACGTTCGCCAGCAACCACTACGGCCTCCTCAAAAAAGCCGCACTGGTCGGCGCCGGCATCGCGCGACTGCCGTCGTACATGGTCCATGAAGAATTGAAAGACGGCCGTTTACAGTGGCTGCTGCGCGACTACCAGACACCGGTATCGTCGCTGTACCTGGTCCATCCCTTCGAAGGGCGGGTGCCGAGGCGTGTGCAAGTCATGGCGGATTATCTGAGCGAATGGTTCGAACGCAGCACAGCGGCTTTGGAAAAGCTTTGA
- a CDS encoding short chain dehydrogenase: MKILLIGASGTIGSAIQKELAPRHEIVRIGRNGPDEHVDISDSDSIRKLFERTGSFDALICAAGNVTFAPLGEMTADSFALGLRDKLMGQVNLLLIGREYANDAASFTFTTGITSVDPIRTCASASLVNGAIDAFVRAAAIEMPRGMRVNSVSPNVLVEAMGSYAPYFRGFKPVPAADVALAYAKSVEGLQTGQTYQVG; the protein is encoded by the coding sequence ATGAAAATCCTGTTGATTGGCGCCAGCGGCACCATTGGCTCGGCGATCCAGAAGGAATTGGCGCCCCGCCATGAGATCGTCCGCATTGGAAGAAACGGCCCGGACGAGCACGTCGATATTAGTGACAGCGACTCGATCCGCAAACTATTCGAACGGACGGGCTCTTTCGACGCATTGATTTGTGCGGCCGGCAATGTCACGTTCGCGCCGCTCGGCGAAATGACCGCCGACTCTTTTGCCCTGGGTCTGCGTGACAAACTGATGGGGCAGGTCAATTTGCTGCTGATCGGCCGGGAATACGCCAACGACGCAGCGTCCTTCACGTTCACGACCGGAATCACCAGCGTTGACCCGATTCGCACCTGCGCGTCGGCCAGCCTGGTCAATGGCGCGATCGACGCATTCGTGCGTGCCGCTGCCATCGAGATGCCGCGTGGGATGCGGGTCAACTCGGTCAGCCCCAACGTGCTGGTCGAAGCGATGGGCAGTTACGCGCCCTACTTCCGTGGCTTCAAGCCAGTTCCGGCAGCGGATGTAGCGCTGGCGTATGCCAAAAGTGTCGAAGGGCTACAAACCGGACAGACCTATCAGGTTGGCTAA